The Neurospora crassa OR74A linkage group V, whole genome shotgun sequence sequence GCTCTCAgttctctcctccaccaggCAGCAAAGTCCTGGGTTGAGACATCAATACCCAAATCCTTAAGCGCCTTGGTGCTGAGGTGGCAGTCATACGGACGCTGAACGCTTGCGTTGGGGTCGTTGCCCTCCGTGTTCGCCTCGATGTTATCAACGGGAACTCCCAAGATCTCAGCAAAGAGCTGACACATTTCATACTTGGTATACTGTTCCTCGCCAGAGAACTGGAGGATTCTCGGTAGCGATGTCCTCTCGGCTTCGCTGGTTGACAGGTACTTGACCGCGACGTCTGGCATTCCAAAGTTAGCACTGACCGATGGGCGAGAAGAGTTGATGAAGAGGCAACAGAAGCCCAAACTTACCCCGACAAACTCTACCCACGTCCTCTGTGTTAGCAGGGAACCTCAGCGCCCAATGGTCCATCTTgaccttctttccctcctgCGCCTTGAGGACTGCGTCTAAGAGGACGTTGACCGCACTCTCTTCATTCCtgccctcctccgtcttgccATACAGCACGGGTACCCTCATCACCACGCCCAAGCCCTCCTTGCTTGCCTTGGAAAACTCCTCGATTACAGCCTTCTCGCCATCCAGCTTAGTAACGCCGTAGAGGTTAGTGGGGCCTGTGGCAGCATCGGCTTCGTAAGGTGCCTCGCCTGGCTTTCCAGAGAAGACGTAGTCGGTAGAGATATAGATCAGGAGGATACCACGGGAAGCACAAGCCCGGGCGAGAGTGCGAGTAGCTTCGACGTTGAGCAGACGGGTGCCTTCAGGATCGGCGTCGACCTTGTCAGGGAAGCGGTTGGCTGCGCAATGTACAAGGACTTGAGGGCTAGTGAAATTGTTAGTTTTGATAATCCGCGGTTCACCTCAAGTGAATATGAGAAGTAAGTAGGTATGAACGGTAGCATGAAGACGGTAAATACGCCGAAACTTGATTTCGGCCAGACTTCAGAAACCTCACGACGCCAAGCATCGTAAGTTTCTCCGATCCCGTTCACCCAGTGCCTCACTCGCAGGATCGGCAGACATCCAGTCATGAAAGCCAACATTGTTAACCCCCACAACTCCAAAAGTTGTCCCAACATACTACCCACCAATGATGGCCTCCAAAGCACAGCCCTAGCAACCAAATTCGAAAACCCTTCGAAGCCAAATTCCcaaccaaaaagaaaaagaaaaagatatcGAACGTACCTGACATCCCCCAAAaccctctccacctcctctgcTTTCTCCAAATCTACTTTCAGCACATTGACGCCATCCGCTCTGGAAAATCCCGTTCCCTTGACTTCCCACGTCCATCCAGCCTTGGAACTAACTTCAGTAGGCACGCTCAAGCCTTGAAAGGCGCGGACGACTTGTCTGCCTAGGAGGCCGGTGGCACCCGTGACAAGGGCGGTTTttgtttggttgttgttgacgggGGACATTTTTCTTCTGGGATTTGTAAGGTGTCTTTGGAAGGGGGGGGTTGCGAAGAAACTGAAGTGAGTAATCAGAA is a genomic window containing:
- a CDS encoding NAD dependent epimerase/dehydratase; the encoded protein is MSPVNNNQTKTALVTGATGLLGRQVVRAFQGLSVPTEVSSKAGWTWEVKGTGFSRADGVNVLKVDLEKAEEVERVLGDVSPQVLVHCAANRFPDKVDADPEGTRLLNVEATRTLARACASRGILLIYISTDYVFSGKPGEAPYEADAATGPTNLYGVTKLDGEKAVIEEFSKASKEGLGVVMRVPVLYGKTEEGRNEESAVNVLLDAVLKAQEGKKVKMDHWALRFPANTEDVGRVCRDVAVKYLSTSEAERTSLPRILQFSGEEQYTKYEMCQLFAEILGVPVDNIEANTEGNDPNASVQRPYDCHLSTKALKDLGIDVSTQDFAAWWRRELRAFRH